The Gemmatimonadaceae bacterium genome includes a region encoding these proteins:
- a CDS encoding SDR family NAD(P)-dependent oxidoreductase: MTTTDRIAIVTGTSSGIGAALAAQLLSRGWDVLGVARRTPGIADPRYRHLALDLTDVPATVAAFEREVDPRLRDARWRRVALVNNAAIIGKLARVPALEPEDLLDSYAANVAVPTWLMGFVVGRAPEGAALRIVNVSSGAAVHPVPGLAEYCGSKAALRMTGMVLAAELDARDRPAGRATDVAILSYAPGTVDTPMQAVARSQTSDVFPSAEMFRGFAAQGELVPPTAPAAEIVRFLESAREPRFAERRLGG; encoded by the coding sequence ATGACGACCACCGATCGCATTGCCATCGTCACCGGCACCAGTTCCGGCATCGGCGCCGCGCTGGCCGCCCAACTGCTGTCGCGCGGATGGGACGTGCTCGGCGTGGCCCGGCGCACGCCCGGGATCGCCGATCCACGCTATCGGCACCTGGCGCTCGATCTCACCGACGTTCCGGCAACCGTCGCGGCGTTCGAGCGCGAGGTGGATCCGCGCCTGCGTGATGCGCGGTGGCGCCGCGTGGCGCTGGTGAACAACGCGGCGATCATCGGCAAGCTGGCGCGGGTGCCGGCGCTCGAGCCCGAGGATCTGCTCGACAGCTACGCCGCCAATGTCGCCGTGCCCACGTGGCTCATGGGATTCGTGGTGGGCCGCGCGCCGGAGGGCGCCGCCCTGCGCATCGTGAACGTGTCGTCCGGCGCCGCCGTGCACCCGGTGCCCGGCCTCGCCGAGTACTGCGGCAGCAAGGCGGCGCTGCGCATGACGGGCATGGTCCTCGCCGCCGAGTTGGACGCCCGCGACCGGCCCGCCGGCAGGGCCACGGACGTGGCCATTCTCAGCTACGCGCCGGGCACGGTGGACACGCCGATGCAGGCCGTCGCGCGATCGCAAACGTCGGACGTGTTCCCGTCGGCCGAGATGTTCCGGGGATTCGCGGCCCAGGGGGAACTCGTGCCGCCCACGGCGCCGGCCGCCGAGATCGTGCGCTTTCTGGAGTCGGCGCGCGAACCGCGATTCGCGGAGCGGCGCCTGGGCGGCTGA